AATTCCCTGCTTGGCTTTGGTATCGTTCCCTATCAGGATCGTCTCGGGATTCTGAGGATCAGGTGACTTTTCAGACTCGGACAGCAGTCTTCTTGCGTATTGCTGCAGGTCTGGGTTGGGGTCGTTCTGAGCAGACCAGGATAATATTTTCCTTTTATCCGGGAACTGCATCAGAGCGATTGTGTCGAGAGCCTTTTTCCTTGTTTCAGGTTTGGGATCCGCGAGCAGTTTTTTCAGTTCTTCCCAGGTCATGAACCAGCCTTATTGTGGAATCTCTAAAACTTTCTGAAATTCTATCAATTTTTGGGATTTTGTCAAAGAAAGGTCCTTTGATCTGTAAATAAAAAACCGTAGCTGATGCAAAATCCTCTGAAAGGATTTTACAACACTACGGTTTTTAATATTTGGTGCCCCCAAGGAGATTCGAACTCCTGTCGCAGGCTTGAAAGGCCTGTGTCCTAGGCCCCTAGACGATGGGGGCTCAGTCTGCTGAAAAAAGCCTGTCTGCTTCGTTGCCCTCGAACTCAGTCGGTCGCTGTACGTTTAGTACAGCTCCCTCCATCGTTCTCGCGCGCCTCGCATCCAGACTTTTTTGAGCAGACTGGTGGAAAACGCATTGGGCATCATCAACAATTCTGAGTCTTTTGCTTACCTTTTCGCATCCAGGTATTTGTGACAACCTGGAACCAACGATATGGCAATGCTCACCTTACTGAGCTTTGGCTTGGTTAACCTGGTGGGCCCACCAGGGGTCGAACCTGGGACCACCCGGTTATGAGCCGGGAGCTCTGCCAACTGAGCTATGGGCCCTATGGCATGAGCTATTTTATTAAAGCTAGCTAGCCATGTCAAGAAATTTTGCGAATAATCAGGGACTAATAGACTGTATTCAGTATCTAATACGAATTCTCCAACATACCAACTTACAAACATACTAACATACCAACTTCTTGCAGTGCATATGCGATTAAATGAAACTGATTAATGTCAGTTAAATTTCAAAGTACTGCATTACGAACAGAAACGCAGGCAGAACAAGAATCGCCCCGTCGATGCGGTCCCAGACCCCGCCATGTCCTGGAAGGATACTGGATGAGTCTTTGAGATTCGCCCGCCGCTTCCAGGCTGATTCGAAGATGTCGCCTGTATGCCCGATCACAGAAGCGATTATCGCTAGAACTGAAACAGTGAAAACGCCTGTGCCAAAAAAATGACTGGCAACCGCGAATTCCACAATGAAAGTTCCGGATAGCCCGGCGATAAATCCTTCCCATGATTTCTTGGGCGAGATCCTCGGGCAGATCTTGTGTCGTCCAAAGGAGCAGCCGAAATAAAATGCAAAGATGTCATAGCACCAGAGGAAGGAAAACAGCCAGATAAATTTTGCGGCTCCCAGCCTGTAATACAATTCGCTTCCGCAACTCATCAGGGAAAAGTACATCAGCAGGAAGAAACCCAGGCTGAGCCTCTCCAGGGCTGGAAAAAGGTCATTTTTATTGAGTGCGATCAGGATGGCACCGATGATCACCAGATAGCGGATCTCGGCATTCACGAAAACCGCTTCTGCCGTGTAGAGAAGAAAAAAACCGGAGAACAGAAAATAGATTCTTTCGATCCCGGATAGCCCTGCCACAGTCAATCCTTCAGTTAGGGCCAGCAGGAAAATTGCAGCCCAGAGCCATTCGAATCCTGTCGGGAGGAAAGAGGCTATCCCGATGAAAACAACTGCGCAGAAAAGACCGGTGAGCAGTCGTTTCATCTCAGACCCCGCCGTAGCGGCGTTCGCGCTTGGTGTACTCCTGGATCGCGCGCAGAAAATCGATTTTCCTGAATTCAGGCCAGAATCGCGGCGTGACATAGATTTCGCTGTAGGCGCACTGCCAGAGCATGAAATTGGAGATGCGCATCTCGCCGCTCGTGCGGATCAGCAGGTCCACATCCGGAAGTTCAGGCAGGTAGAAGAAGCTCTTGAATTTAGACTCAGAAAGTGGCCCGGCAGTGACCTGCTCCAGTGCTTTGTTTACTGCGTCGAGGATTTCAGTCTTGCCGCTGTAATTCAGCGCCAGCACCAGATTCAGCCCTCCGCAATCCCTGGTTTCCGCAATCGCTTTTCTAAGCTCTTTTTCCGACTCAGCGGGTAATTCATGGGTTCTGCCGACAGCGGACAACCTGACATTGTTTTTCTTCAGCTTTTTCACTTCTCGACGCAGATAATCCCTTAGCAAAGTCATCAGACCATTGACTTCATCCTTAGGACGTGACCAGTTTTCTGTGGAGAAGGCATAAAGGGAGAGATACTGGATTCCAAGCTTGCCGGCTGTTTCCACCGCCATCCGGACGGACTTGACTCCCTCCTGATGTCCCACGATGCGCGGCAGGAAGCGCTTTTTGGCCCAGCGGCCATTACCATCCATGATAATGGCGATATGGCGGGGCAGGTTGGTCCCTGCCCGGCTCAGTTCGCTCATCAATTCGTTTTCAGTTCCCATGGAACCTCAGTCAAATGGATCAGAATTCCATGATTTCCTTTTTCTTGTTTTCGCATACAGACTCGAGCACTGCAATGTATTTATCCGTCAGTTTCTGGATCTCGTCGGTACCCTTTTTCTGATCGTCTTCAGTAATCTCTGATTTTTTTTCCAGGTCCTTGATCTTCTCGATATAAGTACGCCTGATGTTACGGATGCCCACCTTGGCTTCCTCATTCTTCTTGGAAACCTGCTTCACCAGGTCTTTTCTGCGCTCTTCGGTCAGGGCAGGAATCGACACTCTGATCGTCTTCCCGTCTGAAGCCGGAGTCACACCGAGATTGGCGGCTGTGATCGCTTTTTCAATCTCCTTGATTATCCCTTTATCGTATGGATTGACTACTAAGAGTCTCGGTTCGGGAGCTCCGATGCCGGCGAGCTGGTTGATCGGAGTGGGACTGCCGTAATAATCCACCTTCACCTGATGCAGGAGCGCCGGATTTGCTCGTCCGGTCCTGATGTTCATATATTCCTTTTCGATTGCTTCCACTGTTTTCTTGGATTTGTCTTCCATTTCATGATAGATACCTTTCAACATGACTACCTCCTTACAATACTGCCGATTTTTTCACCGGATATTATCCTGAGAATGTTGCCTTTCTTGAGATTGAACACCACTATGGGCAGGCTGTTCTCCTGGCAGAGAGTGAACGCGGTGGTGTCCATGACTTTAAGCTTTCTGTCGATTGCTTCCTGGAAGGTCAGTTCCGAATACATCTTTGCTTCCTTGAACTTGAGAGGGTCCATGTCATAGACGCCTTCCACCTTGGTGGCTTTGAGAATGCCGTCAGCCTTGATTTCGATGGCACGCAGCACAGCTGCAGTATCGGTGGTAAAATACGGTGAGCCCAGGCCACAGGCGAAGATGCAGACTATCCCTTTTTCAAGGTAACTGAGCGCTTTGCGCCTGATATAGGGTTCACAGACTTTATTGACTTCGATCGCAGTCATCACCCTGGTTGACATGTCGTATCGTTCCAGGGTTTCCTGCAGAGCCAGGGAATTCATGAGTGTGGCCAGCATTCCGATATGGTCTGCTACAACGCGGTCCATTCCTGAAGATTCGGCGCATGCTCCACGCCAGAAATTGCCGCCTCCAACGACGATCCCGACCTGAATGCCCCTCTTCACAACTTCCGAAATCTCCTGAGCCAGCTGATTCAAAAAAAGAGGGGAGATTCCCTCCCCTCTTTCTGCTCCCAGCGCTTCTCCGCTGATCTTTAAAAGGATTCGCTTCAGTTCCATCAGCGGTTCCCGATCTGGATCCTGGTGAACCTTCCGATTTTAATATTCTCGCCGACTTTGGCCACTTTTTCAAAAATCAGGTCCTTGACCTTCTTTTCCGGCTCTTTCACAAACGGCTGTTCCAGGAGACAGATTTCCTCGAAATATTTCGTGATCTTGCCTTCCACGATCTTATCGATGATGTTGGCCGGTTTCTTGTTGTCCTGGAGCTGGGCCCGGAAAATTTCCTTCTCCTTTTCCAGAACATCGACCGGGATTTCGTCGGAACTCACGAATTTCGGGTTGGAGGCTGCGATGTGCATCGCAATGTCCTTGGCCAGAGCCCTGAATTCATCGGTGCGTGCCACAAAATCCGTCTCACAGTTGATCTCCACCATCACGCCGATCTTTCCGTCGAGATGGATATACGATCCCACGAAACCTTCGTTGGCGGCCCTGTCGGCTCTCTTTTCAGCCTTGGCAATGCCCTTTTTTCTCAATATTTCGATCGCTTTTTCGACATCTCCATCGGACTCGACGAGGGCTTTCTTGCAATCCATGAAACCGACACCGGTTTTTTCACGGAGTTCTTTTACAGCATTGGCTTCGATCGCCTTACCCATTTTCACCCTCCCTCTCGTTCTCGCCATCCTCGGTATCCTCGCCGCCTTTTCCTTCGCGTCCTTCGATGCAGGCGTCCGCGATATAGCCGGTGATCAGCTTCACTGCTCTGATGGCGTCGTCATTACCAGGAATCACATAATCGACTTTATCCGGCTCGCAATTGGTGTCCACAATGGCGATCACAGGTATGCCGATTTTCCTGGCTTCCATCACCGCGTTTTCTTCGCGCTTGATGTCAACGACAAAAATTGCCTGCGGCAGACCGGAGAGACTCTTGATGCCTCCGAAGAACTTGCGCAGCCTGAAGAGCTCTTTTCTGACGACAGCCTGCTGCTTCTTGTGCATCTGATCAATGCCACCGCTCTTCTCAGCATCGTCAAGCTTATTGTAGTATTCGATTCTTTTTTTGATGGTCTTGAAATTAGTGAGCGTTCCACCCAGCCAGCGCTGCTCAACAAAAGGCATCCCTGCCCTGTTGGCTTCTTCTGTGATGGAGCTCTTGGCCTGCTTCTTGGTGCCCACGAACAGGACTTTGCCTCCGTCGTGGGTGATGTCACGCACGAATTTGAGAGCTTTCTGCAGGTTCTTTACGGTCTTCTGCAGGTCGATGATG
The sequence above is drawn from the Candidatus Wallbacteria bacterium genome and encodes:
- the frr gene encoding ribosome recycling factor, which encodes MLKGIYHEMEDKSKKTVEAIEKEYMNIRTGRANPALLHQVKVDYYGSPTPINQLAGIGAPEPRLLVVNPYDKGIIKEIEKAITAANLGVTPASDGKTIRVSIPALTEERRKDLVKQVSKKNEEAKVGIRNIRRTYIEKIKDLEKKSEITEDDQKKGTDEIQKLTDKYIAVLESVCENKKKEIMEF
- the tsf gene encoding translation elongation factor Ts, with the translated sequence MGKAIEANAVKELREKTGVGFMDCKKALVESDGDVEKAIEILRKKGIAKAEKRADRAANEGFVGSYIHLDGKIGVMVEINCETDFVARTDEFRALAKDIAMHIAASNPKFVSSDEIPVDVLEKEKEIFRAQLQDNKKPANIIDKIVEGKITKYFEEICLLEQPFVKEPEKKVKDLIFEKVAKVGENIKIGRFTRIQIGNR
- a CDS encoding isoprenyl transferase encodes the protein MGTENELMSELSRAGTNLPRHIAIIMDGNGRWAKKRFLPRIVGHQEGVKSVRMAVETAGKLGIQYLSLYAFSTENWSRPKDEVNGLMTLLRDYLRREVKKLKKNNVRLSAVGRTHELPAESEKELRKAIAETRDCGGLNLVLALNYSGKTEILDAVNKALEQVTAGPLSESKFKSFFYLPELPDVDLLIRTSGEMRISNFMLWQCAYSEIYVTPRFWPEFRKIDFLRAIQEYTKRERRYGGV
- the rpsB gene encoding 30S ribosomal protein S2 codes for the protein MASNVLMKHLLEAGVHFGHQTRRWHPKMSRYIFTERNGIHIIDLQKTVKNLQKALKFVRDITHDGGKVLFVGTKKQAKSSITEEANRAGMPFVEQRWLGGTLTNFKTIKKRIEYYNKLDDAEKSGGIDQMHKKQQAVVRKELFRLRKFFGGIKSLSGLPQAIFVVDIKREENAVMEARKIGIPVIAIVDTNCEPDKVDYVIPGNDDAIRAVKLITGYIADACIEGREGKGGEDTEDGENEREGENG
- a CDS encoding phosphatidate cytidylyltransferase, translating into MKRLLTGLFCAVVFIGIASFLPTGFEWLWAAIFLLALTEGLTVAGLSGIERIYFLFSGFFLLYTAEAVFVNAEIRYLVIIGAILIALNKNDLFPALERLSLGFFLLMYFSLMSCGSELYYRLGAAKFIWLFSFLWCYDIFAFYFGCSFGRHKICPRISPKKSWEGFIAGLSGTFIVEFAVASHFFGTGVFTVSVLAIIASVIGHTGDIFESAWKRRANLKDSSSILPGHGGVWDRIDGAILVLPAFLFVMQYFEI
- the pyrH gene encoding UMP kinase, with translation MELKRILLKISGEALGAERGEGISPLFLNQLAQEISEVVKRGIQVGIVVGGGNFWRGACAESSGMDRVVADHIGMLATLMNSLALQETLERYDMSTRVMTAIEVNKVCEPYIRRKALSYLEKGIVCIFACGLGSPYFTTDTAAVLRAIEIKADGILKATKVEGVYDMDPLKFKEAKMYSELTFQEAIDRKLKVMDTTAFTLCQENSLPIVVFNLKKGNILRIISGEKIGSIVRR